In Aegilops tauschii subsp. strangulata cultivar AL8/78 chromosome 3, Aet v6.0, whole genome shotgun sequence, one genomic interval encodes:
- the LOC141042204 gene encoding uncharacterized protein — protein MEARAPPVSLELSLALPPMPPPLPAAATSSLSLQAAGDAALSSAAGSKLFSCLFCDKKFLKSQALGGHQNKHRKDRGVRTWNAHLYLSDGAGDTEWPATAAMAHTLATLDDEEQQMQKQQQLDLSLKL, from the exons ATGGAGGCTCGGGCTCCCCCTGTTTCTCTAGAGCTGTCTCTGGCACTGCCCCCCATGCCACCGCCGTTACCAGCAGCAGCAACCTCATCCCTCTCTCTTCAGGCTGCAGGGGATGCGGCTTTGAGCTCTGCCGCCGGCTCGAAGCTGTTCTCGTGCCTCTTCTGCGACAAGAAGTTCCTCAAGTCGCAG GCGCTGGGTGGCCACCAGAACAAGCACAGGAAGGACAGGGGCGTCCGCACCTGGAACGCCCACCTCTACCTCTCAGATGGAGCTGGTGACACCGAGTGGCCAGCCACCGCGGCCATGGCGCATACCCTGGCTACGCTTGACGACGAGGAGCAGCAGAtgcagaagcagcagcagcttgaTCTTAGCCTTAAGCTTTAG